A single region of the Drosophila takahashii strain IR98-3 E-12201 chromosome 2R, DtakHiC1v2, whole genome shotgun sequence genome encodes:
- the MESK2 gene encoding protein NDRG3 isoform X5, which produces MPVDPMDDIELRSVQLQFPNARGSILEACEQRRVPTDKGDVHVAIQGDTAKPAIVTYHDLGLNYATSFAGFFNFPVMRGLLENFCVYHVTAPGQEEGAPTLPEDYVYPTMDDLAAQLLFVLSHFGLKSVIGFGVGAGANILARFAHAHPDKVGALCLINCVSTQPGWIEWGYQSFNARFLRTKGMTQGVIDYLMWHHFGRNPEERNHDLVQMYKQHFERAVNPTNLAMLINAYIHRNDLHLARTPPGTPGTETAATTLKMPVINITGSLSPHVDDTVTFNGRLDPTNSSWMKISDCALVLEEQPAKLAEAFRLFLQGEGYATPLSTPASSPCGTKYQTYSSIFFANFREQQQQAMEERDRERERERDRQRQLSLRVGNRLRETAINCTTPTAGQGDNNNADNRSGDEEDMDLENGNGTATGNGNRAYVTTDTSGTLYYGSQSNKIRITENPLPEPVSS; this is translated from the exons ATGCCCGTTGATCCCATGGACGACATCGAACTGCGCTCCGTGCAGCTGCAATTCCCCAATGCCCGCGGCTCCATCCTGGAGGCCTGCGAACAGCGACGCGTGCCCACAGACAAGGGCGATGTCCACGTGGCCATACAGGGGGATACGGCCAAGCCGGCCATCGTCACCTACCACGATTTGGGCCTCAACT ACGCCACCAGCTTTGCTGGCTTCTTCAACTTTCCAGTGATGCGGGGTCTGCTGGAGAACTTCTGTGTTTACCATGTGACGGCTCCTGGTCAGGAGGAGGGTGCCCCCACTTTGCCAGAGGA TTACGTGTATCCGACCATGGATGATCTGGCCGCACAGCTGCTGTTCGTGCTCTCCCACTTTGGCCTGAAGTCGGTGATTGGCTTCGGCGTTGGCGCCGGTGCGAATATTCTGGCCCGTTTCGCCCACGCCCATCCGGACAAGGTGGGCGCCCTGTGCCTGATCAACTGCGTCTCCACGCAGCCGGGCTGGATCGAGTGGGGCTACCAGAGCTTCAATGCCCGCTTCTTGCGCACCAAGGGCATGACACAGGGCGTAATCGATTACCTGATGTGGCACCACTTCGGACGCAATCCGGAGGAGCGCAATCACGACCTGGTGCAGATGTACAAGCAGCACTTTGAGCGGGCCGTCAATCCGACCAATCTGGCCATGCTGATCAACGCGTATATCCATCGCAACGACCTGCATCTGGCGCGCACTCCGCCAGGAACTCCGGGCACCGAGACGGCGGCCACCACGCTGAAGATGCCGGTGATTAATATCACGGGTTCGCTGTCGCCGCACGTGGACGATACGGTGACCTTCAATGGCCGCCTGGACCCCACAAACTCATCCTGGATGAAG ATTTCCGATTGCGCTTTGGTGCTGGAGGAGCAGCCGGCCAAGTTGGCCGAGGCCTTCCGGCTCTTCTTGCAGGGCGAGGGCTACG CAACGCCGCTGTCCACGCCAGCGAGTTCGCCCTGTGGTACCAAGTACCAGACCTACTCCTCAATCTTCTTTGCCAACTTccgggagcagcagcagcaggcgatGGAGGAGCGCGACCGTGAGCGGGAAAGGGAGCGGGATCGCCAGCGGCAGCTGAGCCTCCGGGTGGGCAATCGGCTCCGGGAGACGGCCATCAATTGCACCACCCCGACCGCTGGCCAGGGGGACAATAACAACGCGGACAATCGCAGCGGCGACGAGGAGGACATGGATCTGGAGAACGGAAATGGCACCGCAACCGGAAATGGCAACCGTGCCTACGTGACCACGGACACATCGGGCACCCTCTACTACGGCAGCCAGAGCAACAAGATACGCATCACCGAGAACCCACTGCCCGAGCCGGTCAGCTCTTAG
- the MESK2 gene encoding protein NDRG3 isoform X4, giving the protein MPSAPTHTAEEAHLLGTMPVDPMDDIELRSVQLQFPNARGSILEACEQRRVPTDKGDVHVAIQGDTAKPAIVTYHDLGLNYATSFAGFFNFPVMRGLLENFCVYHVTAPGQEEGAPTLPEDYVYPTMDDLAAQLLFVLSHFGLKSVIGFGVGAGANILARFAHAHPDKVGALCLINCVSTQPGWIEWGYQSFNARFLRTKGMTQGVIDYLMWHHFGRNPEERNHDLVQMYKQHFERAVNPTNLAMLINAYIHRNDLHLARTPPGTPGTETAATTLKMPVINITGSLSPHVDDTVTFNGRLDPTNSSWMKISDCALVLEEQPAKLAEAFRLFLQGEGYATPLSTPASSPCGTKYQTYSSIFFANFREQQQQAMEERDRERERERDRQRQLSLRVGNRLRETAINCTTPTAGQGDNNNADNRSGDEEDMDLENGNGTATGNGNRAYVTTDTSGTLYYGSQSNKIRITENPLPEPVSS; this is encoded by the exons ATGCCGTCAGCTCCAACACACACTGCCGAGGAGGCACACCTGCTGGG CACAATGCCCGTTGATCCCATGGACGACATCGAACTGCGCTCCGTGCAGCTGCAATTCCCCAATGCCCGCGGCTCCATCCTGGAGGCCTGCGAACAGCGACGCGTGCCCACAGACAAGGGCGATGTCCACGTGGCCATACAGGGGGATACGGCCAAGCCGGCCATCGTCACCTACCACGATTTGGGCCTCAACT ACGCCACCAGCTTTGCTGGCTTCTTCAACTTTCCAGTGATGCGGGGTCTGCTGGAGAACTTCTGTGTTTACCATGTGACGGCTCCTGGTCAGGAGGAGGGTGCCCCCACTTTGCCAGAGGA TTACGTGTATCCGACCATGGATGATCTGGCCGCACAGCTGCTGTTCGTGCTCTCCCACTTTGGCCTGAAGTCGGTGATTGGCTTCGGCGTTGGCGCCGGTGCGAATATTCTGGCCCGTTTCGCCCACGCCCATCCGGACAAGGTGGGCGCCCTGTGCCTGATCAACTGCGTCTCCACGCAGCCGGGCTGGATCGAGTGGGGCTACCAGAGCTTCAATGCCCGCTTCTTGCGCACCAAGGGCATGACACAGGGCGTAATCGATTACCTGATGTGGCACCACTTCGGACGCAATCCGGAGGAGCGCAATCACGACCTGGTGCAGATGTACAAGCAGCACTTTGAGCGGGCCGTCAATCCGACCAATCTGGCCATGCTGATCAACGCGTATATCCATCGCAACGACCTGCATCTGGCGCGCACTCCGCCAGGAACTCCGGGCACCGAGACGGCGGCCACCACGCTGAAGATGCCGGTGATTAATATCACGGGTTCGCTGTCGCCGCACGTGGACGATACGGTGACCTTCAATGGCCGCCTGGACCCCACAAACTCATCCTGGATGAAG ATTTCCGATTGCGCTTTGGTGCTGGAGGAGCAGCCGGCCAAGTTGGCCGAGGCCTTCCGGCTCTTCTTGCAGGGCGAGGGCTACG CAACGCCGCTGTCCACGCCAGCGAGTTCGCCCTGTGGTACCAAGTACCAGACCTACTCCTCAATCTTCTTTGCCAACTTccgggagcagcagcagcaggcgatGGAGGAGCGCGACCGTGAGCGGGAAAGGGAGCGGGATCGCCAGCGGCAGCTGAGCCTCCGGGTGGGCAATCGGCTCCGGGAGACGGCCATCAATTGCACCACCCCGACCGCTGGCCAGGGGGACAATAACAACGCGGACAATCGCAGCGGCGACGAGGAGGACATGGATCTGGAGAACGGAAATGGCACCGCAACCGGAAATGGCAACCGTGCCTACGTGACCACGGACACATCGGGCACCCTCTACTACGGCAGCCAGAGCAACAAGATACGCATCACCGAGAACCCACTGCCCGAGCCGGTCAGCTCTTAG